The Polyangium mundeleinium genome contains the following window.
GAGATCAAAACGATCGCGCGACGCGCCACATCGAGGCTCGTGTCGTCCGCGCGCCGCGCCTTGTGAAGCCTGCGCGCGTAGCTACGAGAGGATCTGGAACAACGCCAGCAGCGTGCCTGCGTCGTGGTGCTCGAAGCGAATGCCGACGCGGGTGCGACGTCCGCCCGGCGTGCCGCGGCGGATCCAGGCGACGGTGCCGTTCAAGCGGAGCGGGTCCCATAACGACGGCGTCGTCACTTCCAGCGTGACGGACGTATCGGGGGTCAGCTCGTTTCCTGCGTTTGCAGAGATGTCACGTTCGAGGACCTCGATCCCGGCGCCGCCGAGGCCGAGGTCGCGGATGGTGACGCCGCGGGCGCGGCCCTCCTGGTCGAGGAGGGTCGCCTCGAGCTCCATGCGCTTTCGTCCGTGCGCGCGGAAGTGGTCCCGAACGGACATGCGGAAATGATATCTCTATCGTAGAGGCGACACATACGCGGGCCGCTCGATCCGCGGGATCGGCGAGCGAGCCCGAGCGTGCGGACGCCTCGGTGCAATCGAGGCACGGAAAACTTTTTCCGGCCGGAGGCCGTTACAACGTAGTTGGGTTTGTGTGCGACCTCAAGGTAACATCCGCGCCGCTGCTCGCGCCGGGGCAACCCGGAGCGACCCTTCGTTGATCGAGATGGGAGCTCTACCCTGATGGCTGAGGACACTCGTAAGGACCCGCGGGCGAAGGTGCTCTCGATGACCGTGCGCTACAAGAGCGCCACCGTCGACGAGTTCATCGAGAACCATTCACATGACGTGAGCAAGGGCGGCATCTTCATCAAG
Protein-coding sequences here:
- a CDS encoding PilZ domain-containing protein — its product is MSVRDHFRAHGRKRMELEATLLDQEGRARGVTIRDLGLGGAGIEVLERDISANAGNELTPDTSVTLEVTTPSLWDPLRLNGTVAWIRRGTPGGRRTRVGIRFEHHDAGTLLALFQILS